One Cryobacterium psychrophilum DNA segment encodes these proteins:
- a CDS encoding NAD(P)/FAD-dependent oxidoreductase yields MPESPNDIVDRWLAALDTALQARNIDAALALFEEDCYWRDFVSFTWNLKTLEGTDDIRRMLEAQLEHVQPSGWARSEDATGDGDATEAWVTFETGQARGYAHLRLRNGRCWTLLTTMQELKGFEEKKGSNREQGVSHEITKGRQSWLEKKTAREASLGYDEQPYCVIVGGGQGGIGLAARMRRLGVPTIVIDKNPKPGDAWRNRYKSLHLHDPVWYDHMPYLKFPEDWPVFASKDKIGDWLEHYTRIMELNYWSSTECTKATFDEATQEWVVEVVCEGEKVTLRPKQLIFALGVSGYPNTPTFDGAETFAGQQHHSSKHEGGGDWAGKKAVVIGSNNSAHDICADLWEHGAEVTMVQRSSTHIARSDALMDLALGDLYSERALASGVTTEKADLLFASLPYRILPAAQIPVYEKMAERDAEFYAQLTAVGFDLDFGTDGSGLFLKYLRRGSGYYIDVGASQLLIDGRVKVKSGQLDRIDTHSVVMADGTELDADLIVYATGYGSMNGWLADLVSPEVADQVGRCWGYGSDTPKDPGPWEGELRNMWKPTNVDQLWIHGGNLHQSRHYSNYLALQIKARMEGLDTPVFELQESHFTR; encoded by the coding sequence ATGCCTGAATCCCCCAATGACATCGTCGACCGCTGGCTGGCCGCGCTGGACACGGCGCTGCAGGCTCGCAACATCGACGCCGCGCTGGCCCTCTTCGAGGAGGACTGTTACTGGCGCGACTTCGTCTCGTTCACCTGGAACCTCAAGACTCTCGAGGGCACAGACGATATCCGCCGCATGCTGGAGGCCCAGCTGGAGCACGTGCAGCCGAGCGGCTGGGCGCGCAGTGAGGACGCCACCGGAGACGGTGACGCCACCGAGGCGTGGGTGACGTTCGAGACCGGACAGGCCCGCGGTTACGCGCACCTGCGGTTGCGAAACGGCCGTTGCTGGACCCTGCTCACCACCATGCAGGAACTCAAGGGCTTCGAGGAGAAGAAGGGCTCGAACCGCGAGCAGGGCGTCAGTCATGAGATCACGAAGGGCCGCCAGTCGTGGCTCGAGAAGAAGACCGCCCGGGAGGCCTCGCTCGGCTACGACGAACAGCCGTACTGCGTCATCGTCGGCGGAGGGCAGGGCGGAATCGGCCTGGCCGCGCGGATGCGCCGGCTCGGCGTTCCCACCATCGTGATCGATAAGAACCCCAAGCCCGGTGACGCGTGGCGAAACCGCTACAAGTCCCTGCACCTGCACGACCCGGTCTGGTACGACCACATGCCCTACCTGAAGTTCCCGGAGGACTGGCCGGTGTTCGCGTCGAAAGACAAGATCGGGGACTGGCTGGAGCACTACACGCGCATCATGGAGCTCAACTACTGGTCGAGCACGGAATGCACCAAGGCCACCTTCGACGAAGCGACCCAGGAATGGGTGGTCGAGGTCGTGTGTGAAGGAGAAAAGGTGACGCTGCGGCCCAAGCAACTGATCTTCGCCCTCGGCGTCTCCGGCTACCCGAACACGCCGACCTTTGACGGCGCCGAGACGTTCGCCGGGCAGCAGCACCACTCGTCGAAGCACGAGGGTGGCGGCGACTGGGCCGGCAAGAAGGCCGTCGTGATCGGCTCCAACAACTCGGCCCACGACATCTGCGCCGACCTGTGGGAGCACGGGGCCGAGGTGACGATGGTGCAGCGGTCCTCCACGCACATCGCCCGCAGCGACGCGCTGATGGACCTGGCGCTCGGTGACCTGTACTCCGAGCGGGCGTTGGCCAGCGGCGTCACCACCGAGAAGGCCGACCTTCTCTTCGCATCTCTGCCGTACCGCATCCTGCCCGCGGCCCAGATTCCGGTCTACGAGAAGATGGCCGAACGAGACGCCGAGTTCTACGCGCAGCTCACGGCGGTGGGCTTCGACCTCGACTTCGGCACCGATGGTTCCGGTCTCTTTCTCAAGTACCTGCGACGCGGCTCCGGCTACTACATCGACGTGGGTGCGTCGCAGCTGCTCATTGACGGCCGGGTGAAGGTGAAGTCGGGCCAGCTCGACCGCATCGACACCCACTCCGTGGTCATGGCCGACGGAACGGAGCTCGACGCCGACCTGATCGTCTACGCCACCGGGTACGGCTCAATGAACGGATGGCTCGCCGACCTGGTGTCGCCCGAGGTCGCTGACCAGGTGGGCCGGTGCTGGGGGTACGGCTCAGACACGCCCAAGGACCCGGGACCGTGGGAGGGGGAGCTGCGCAACATGTGGAAGCCCACCAACGTGGACCAGCTGTGGATCCACGGCGGCAACCTGCATCAGAGTCGGCACTACTCCAACTACCTGGCCCTGCAGATCAAGGCGCGGATGGAGGGCCTTGACACCCCCGTGTTCGAGCTCCAGGAGTCGCACTTCACGCGCTGA
- the heR gene encoding heliorhodopsin HeR, translating to MARKIRTVDEKISRLRAYNIVAGSLHLLQALGFAYVLTLVTNQVTFAVTADYLAGPPGVPLPPERVTLFEINVGVGVVAFLALSALFHFLISSPWFFTRYSNGLKQNHNYFRWVEYSLSSSIMIWLIAQITGITDIAALFSIFAVNAAMIMFGALQEKYETPGNGRSLPFIFGCMAGVVPWIVILIYFFAPGSTSEASPPAFVYGIIISLFLFFNTFAVNQALQYRQVRGWRDYLRGERAYITLSLVAKTALAWQVFSGAIIPALT from the coding sequence ATGGCACGCAAGATCCGCACCGTTGATGAGAAGATCTCCCGCCTGAGGGCGTACAACATCGTGGCCGGTTCCCTGCATCTGTTGCAGGCCCTCGGCTTCGCCTACGTGCTCACGCTGGTGACCAACCAGGTCACCTTCGCCGTCACCGCCGACTACCTGGCCGGGCCTCCCGGCGTTCCGCTGCCGCCCGAACGCGTGACCCTGTTCGAGATCAACGTGGGCGTGGGCGTCGTGGCGTTCCTGGCACTCTCTGCCCTGTTCCATTTCCTCATCTCGTCGCCGTGGTTCTTCACCCGCTACTCCAACGGGTTGAAGCAGAACCACAACTACTTCCGCTGGGTCGAGTACTCGCTGAGCTCATCGATCATGATCTGGCTGATCGCGCAGATTACCGGCATCACCGATATCGCCGCGCTGTTCTCCATCTTCGCCGTCAACGCCGCAATGATCATGTTTGGCGCCCTTCAGGAGAAGTACGAGACACCCGGCAACGGCCGGTCTCTGCCCTTCATCTTCGGATGCATGGCGGGTGTGGTGCCGTGGATTGTCATTCTCATATACTTCTTCGCCCCCGGCTCCACCAGCGAGGCCTCACCCCCGGCCTTCGTCTACGGCATCATCATCTCGCTGTTCCTGTTCTTCAACACCTTCGCCGTCAACCAGGCGCTGCAATACCGACAGGTCCGCGGCTGGCGCGACTACCTGCGTGGCGAGCGCGCCTACATCACGCTGAGCCTGGTCGCCAAGACCGCGCTGGCCTGGCAGGTCTTCTCCGGCGCGATCATCCCGGCGCTCACCTAG